A single Scleropages formosus chromosome 4, fSclFor1.1, whole genome shotgun sequence DNA region contains:
- the LOC108934398 gene encoding protein GVQW3-like, giving the protein MSTFEQRANIKFCQLLGKSATETLQMLQQAHGDQALSRSVVFAWHRRFREGRESLGDDDRSGRPVSSRTEENIRAVQRIVRENQAHTIDSIAKRLNISHGSCHAILTQDLRTPQRLVHRMLAEERLACGDTITAADDGDDGLLQRVIVGDETWC; this is encoded by the coding sequence ATGTCCACGTTTGAGCAGCGAGCCAACATCAAATTTTGCCAGCTTCTCGGTAAATCAGCAACCGAAACGCTCCAGATGCTGCAGCAGGCGCACGGCGACCAGGCCCTTAGCCGCAGCGTTGTGTTCGCCTGGCATCGGCGGTTCCGCGAGGGCAGAGAGTCTCTGGGAGATGACGACCGGAGCGGTCGGCCGGTCTCGAGCCGCACCGAGGAGAACATCCGCGCGGTGCAGCGCATTGTGCGCGAGAACCAAGCGCACACGATCGACAGCATCGCGAAGCGACTCAACATTTCGCACGGAAGCTGCCACGCGATCCTCACGCAAGATCTCCGGACGCCGCAGCGTTTAGTGCACCGGATGCTCGCCGAGGAGCGGCTCGCGTGCGGCGACACGATCACGGCGGCCGATGACGGGGACGACGGGCTCCTGCAGCGCGTCATCGTCGGTGACGAAACATGGTGCTGA